One genomic region from Salvelinus sp. IW2-2015 linkage group LG24, ASM291031v2, whole genome shotgun sequence encodes:
- the LOC111951572 gene encoding fibroblast growth factor 23-like produces MEITKTSGMRDAVLVLLLAVLQGFRLVDALPNPSPLLGSNWGNPRRYVHLQTSSDVNNFYLKISLNGHVRKTTLRSSYTVILLKAETRERVAILGVKSNRYLCMDALGNPFSSTVCHKEDCLFNHKLLENHRDVYYSCRTGILLNLEGIKQVYTVSQNLPQTSLFLSEKNTVPLERLLHREKRNRVVDPSDPYNMLGQTEEDEDSRAMPELDDTLETDQEAELPEGRNISRETPQSHSDDPWNVHSLNPPPSPRIMNAMVG; encoded by the exons ATGGAAATAACCAAAACATCTGGGATGAGGGACGCCGTCCTTGTGCTCTTACTGGCTGTTCTTCAGGGATTTCGACTAGTAGACGCTCTTCCAAACCCATCACCTCTCCTGGGATCCAACTGGGGGAATCCGAGAAGATACGTACACCTGCAGACGTCTTCAGACGTGAACAATTTCTACCTTAAGATCAGTTTAAATGGCCACGTGCGCAAAACTACACTTCGAAGCTCATACA CTGTGATTTTATTGAAGGCGGAAACAAGAGAGCGCGTAGCGATACTTGGAGTCAAAAGTAACCGCTACCTGTGCATGGATGCCCTGGGAAACCCTTTCAGCTCT ACCGTTTGCCACAAGGAAGACTGTCTTTTTAACCACAAGTTATTGGAAAACCACCGCGACGTGTACTACTCTTGCAGAACTGGTATTCTGCTCAACTTGGAAGGGATAAAGCAAGTGTACACTGTGAGTCAGAATCTACCGCAAACCTCCCTCTTCCTGTCGGAGAAGAACACGGTGCCACTGGAGCGCCTCTTGCACCGGGAGAAGAGAAACCGGGTGGTTGACCCTTCTGATCCGTACAACATGCTGGGGCAGACGGAGGAGGATGAGGACTCCCGGGCTATGCCGGAGCTGGATGACACCTTGGAGACGGACCAGGAGGCTGAACTCCCCGAGGGACGCAACATCTCCAGGGAGACCCCCCAATCTCACTCCGACGACCCGTGGAACGTGCATTCCCTAAACCCCCCTCCCAGCCCCCGTATAATGAATGCAATGGTGGGATAA